The sequence below is a genomic window from Bactrocera neohumeralis isolate Rockhampton chromosome 4, APGP_CSIRO_Bneo_wtdbg2-racon-allhic-juicebox.fasta_v2, whole genome shotgun sequence.
aggAATATGTCCTCAAAGAATTAGATCAGAATTTGAAATactttcgaagctagaaggaaaagagtgaccgagcgtctagcagatatatgagcgattgggcagaaagcgaaaactttgacgcgcgatttctcggtttttcatttttacgatttttcttaattggcgggcaggatagaaaaaaaactaaacgtcgtacggaattagggcaaagtttattagcTTTGgtattaaattatcttctagttaaacaaaaaaaaaactaaaaatggtcaagtttgaacacatttttaaacaatataatgtaaaatttttttggtcaaaaacaacttttttttaatttttaaaaaattcctaaaattttccacttttttttggaatttttttagtttaactagaagataaattattaaaaaatatgaatgcctttgaattttttgcgaccagcatcctgcccgccgtccgacaaatgtaCATGCGAAATGCATcaggcaattgcttcccaaaggcgaaatatcaaagatttcgtatccaaaaaatttgtgaatgatgttcAATTATGTAGCTATAAACCCTAGAAGTTTTgctttaatcacttatttctttACTTCGCAAAAAAAGcctccaaaaaatcgattttttgaagcccctAAAGCAGGCTCCCGCCTTAAGAGTGTAATATGGCGGCAAGAGTCAGcagattagaaaaaaaaaaaaaattgaaaaatagaaaataatattgttcTACTTGGTGGTGTGGCAAATCCTGTGTGGGGCAGTATGtgtgtagtaaaaaaaaattactaaccTTCAAAGAAATCTGTAAAGTAACACTCTGTGTGCTTACTGCTGCTCTAAGCGTGTCTGTTTCAGGTGAATAATGCGGCAACATCATTTGTTGCACCGGTTCGTGCGCGGCAGCTTCCGCACTTGCCACAGTAGTTCCAATAGATGGGGTTTTGGAACTTTAATAAGCAAAAATCGTATTGCATTGCATAGCAgtagaagcaacaacaaccacaaataactaaaacaacaacaactgtctGTTAGTCAGTCAACAAGGCAACGCACGCAACAAAGCGGAAGTGCATTGCAACTTAAGGCGTCAACTGGTTGCATGTTgcacgctctagcggctaaagtatttgaccaagatgggtcaaataaattgctccggctagataatttgaagagctttcaggaatGCCTTTGACCTCTCCTCTATCCCTGCCATAGGCGTGGCATGTATGCTAGTACTCTGGCATGAGTATGCTGATGACACACCAGTTGACAGTACGTTAACAACTGCTGTTGCAACATGGCTATGTGGCGCTAACTCGCCGTTGATTGCTGCTGTGTTTTGATTTAATCATTTTTTATGCTATAGTCCTTTTATCGCTTGCATTCTTCCTCTGCCTCTTCTCGAACATTTTCATGTCGTTTATTTCTTTGTACGCTTTTAAGCAcgactaaaatattaatatttaaaaatatttaatgttgcaagcaacatttgttgttgcgaaTAACCTTCCGCagctataatatttaaaatttaggaattttcgataaaaaaagtttatgtttTTTACTGCTTTGCTATGAGCATGCCGCATAGTTTGAGTTAACACATAGCTAATTTTGCAACATGATTGCTTTGTTGTGTCTTTCAGCTCTTCTACTGCTTTAGTACACTCATTCAATCAGTTTGTGCAACACTTACAACTTCTGTATACAGTATGCACCACAAAACTCTGCGCACCTTTGGAACTTGccacaaattcaaaacaaacagAGGCTCCTTGTCTCATGCCTAACACACATTTGCTGCTTTGCAATGCAGCAAATTCTTGTGATATGCACCACACGGACACTCAAACCGCCGAAAAATACTTCAGCTCCCccaatttcgttgttgttgcttattgcGTAAATATTTCGTAGcccatttttgtttgaaagtgCACAAGTCCAGCTTGCAGTTCTCTGCCTTAACCGCAACGCGGTTGTGACAGCACAAACACTCCAGCTTGTGAGCGACAATGCAACCGTGTTGTTAAGCACAGCAACGCATTTTGGGACAAAGTTCCAGATATCAGGAGGACAATTGCTTGTTTGGCAATTTTTGGCAGCTCCTCCACGTGATTGCTCAGCACTAAACTGCAATTGACTATGtttatgagtatgtgtgtgtatgtgtcgtGTAGTCGAAAGTCAATGGAATTGTTGCTGTATAGTAGCAAAGTGCATGGCGGGTGTTGAAATctatcaaattttcaattttattgagtGAGAACTGAATTCGAAGGCAGCTCCAATCAAATTAGTATGGGAAGAGCAACCGAGTCTCTGTTTAACTATTGAGTGCTGACTAAATTTGCACCGCATTGTATAATAGTTAtggaattttgattaaaaaaatacaagaaaaaacgtcaacttcggtGGTACACTGAAGCTATTATAAAATAGTCTCCAGACAAGGACTCGATTTTGTTCGTTAAGTTTTTATGGCCACTAAATGCTATAATTCCTTTAACATTTGTACTGTTTATTTAAAGATTACACCGttgctttttataataatacattccaaatgatatattttcaaataaaaaagttttccggaCAAGGAATTGGTTTGGGATGATCAGCTTTACAGCATTTATATGATATAGAGATCTGATATGGACCATTTTGATaaacgagcagcttcttaggAAGAAATGGTTGCATTAAATATTGTTGGAACGATATCTCAACAAAATAACGGAATAGTTCgcgtaaaataaaaagtgaaagtaaAGTACAGagagacgaacatggctaaatcagcttatagggtctccgatgttttCTTCTCGGTGTTAgaaactttgtgacaaacttaatgtaccctgATCAGCACATTAATACTGAAAgttaatttactaattttttcttgtaacaCTGAAATAAGTCTTATTATGATTACAGATATCGTTATTTATTGCTAATTATGGAAAAATTACTTTGACTTCTGACTAGTGACTATTGAATGAACTATAAAAATTGGACTATAGAATTAAGACTAAAGAAGTCAGATTATTCAGTGATAATTAAGCTATATTGGATTGGGACTTATGGCAATTGAATTAGGactacaaaattatattttgttatatactatatagagaTTCGGAGCGTAATAAAACACGTGTTTGCTCTTCAGGATCCAAATGCCAAAAAGGGACGATAggcgtttttattttctttaactaacCTAAAGCGAATACAAGTTAAATGCGAATAGAATGCGTATGGTTGCATTTGCGGAATAAATGCGCATGGTTGAATTtgcgaaatataaattttataagctTGTGGTGTTGCCACAGTACTCCCCTCTTAGGGGGAGGGTACGGCAGTATAGGCTTCAAACGATCAATCGAAACATTCACGGTTTGATGATTAACGTCGatggcaaaatattttgaatggcGATGCAATACTTTGTACGGGCCTTTATACGGCGGTGACAATGATGGCTTAACTGATAGATCTCTTACAAACACCTGTTGGCATTTTTGAAGGTCTGCGTGAATGAATGACTTCTGCTTGGTATGCCAAGCGGTATCTATGGGGCGTAAGTCTCGCATGACGCGGCGTAAATGTACTACGGTCTCCACTTCGGTAGTTGATGGGCCACTGTCCACGAAAAACTCAGAAGGCAAACGCAAGGTAGTCCCGTAAACTAGTTCAGCTGGACAAACACCTATGTCGGCCTTAAAAGAACTACGAAGCCCCAACAGGATTAGTGGCAGCGACGAGGTCCATTGATTGTGATTGTGGCACAATATTGCTGACTTAAGCGTTCGGTGCCATCGTTCGACCATGCTATTCGTCTGTGGATGATAAGCGGTCGTCCGTAGATGCCTTTACTTTACTTTCAAATTGCCGGCCCAGGTCCGAAGTTATGTCAACAGGAACGCCAAATCGCGATGTCCAACATGACCGTGAGACAATAGCGGTTGCCGTCGGAAAGTGGGAAGGGTCCGACAATGTCGATATGCAGGTGTGAAAACCGTTGTTCGGGGAATGCGCGGCGTTGAAACAGTGAAGAGTTGTGCCGAATGACTTTGTTGCGTTGGCACTGGATGCATTGCTTGGCGAATTCTCGGCTATCTTTCTGTATTCCGGGCCATACAAAGCGTTCAGTCATCAGTTTCGCAGTTACCCTCGTGCCTGGGTGAGATATGTTGTGTGTTGCGCAAAGAACTGTTTGTCGGACTCGTTTTGTTATGAACGGGCGTAGCGACCAGTTGAAGTATCGCAATAGACTTTCTTAGTTCTAGAGGGGATAATAATACTGGTTAGTAGAAGCGAATGACTAATTTTACCTTCTAAGAATGACTTTAACTCCTCGTTGTTTTTCTGATCTTCAGCCaagtcataaaaatttattggatCAGTTGTTATGGCTTGGATTCGAGACAGCAGATCTGCTGTAACATTTTGTGCCCCTGTTACGTGACGAATGTCTGTCGTGATCTGTGAAATAAAATCCAATTGACGTGCCTGACGATCAGATGCTTTTTCTAGTCGTTGCCGAAAAGCATAGATTGGCGGCTTGTGGTCGGTGTAAACGTAGCAATTTCTTCCTTCTAGCATGAAGCGAAAATGACGGACGGAGAGAAATATCGCAGTTAATTCTCTATCGTAGGTACTGTACCGCTGCTCAGCTTTTGTAAAAAGGCGCTGGAAAAAGCCTAAAAGTTGAAGTGATCCATTGGAAACTTGATGTAGAGCGGCGCCTGCAGCGTGGTCAGATGCGTCGACCCATAATGAAAGAGGAGCGTTCGAGAGCGGGTGCGCCAGAAGCGCGCAATTAGCGAGGCCCTCTTTGCAAGCCTCAAAGTACCTTATGTTGTCGTTTGTCCAGTTCAGTGGCGTTTTGTCGTTGCGCTTATTTCCAGAACACATTTTGAAAAGAGGTGCTTGGTGCGAAAGTGGGTTTGGAAGTAGCGATCTATAAAAATTGATCATGGCTATCAATCGTTTAAGATCCTTTGCAATCGTAGGAAGTTTGAATAAGCGAATCGCTTCAATGCGGCTAGGCAGCGGCTTGATTTCATCCTTCGTGATTAAATGCCCTAAGAAATGCAGCTCTGATACACCATGCACTGATTTGGCTACGTTTATTGTTAAGTTGTGTTGGCGTAATCGTTGAAAAACTATACGAAGATGTGCGCGATGTTCTTCTGTGGAGCGTGATGCGACGCATATGTCGTCCAGGAAGGTGAACACATTATCTATGCCGCGGAAAACTTCTTTGATGACTCTTTGGAATGTTTGTGCCGCGTTGCGCAACCCAAAGGTCATGTGCGTGAATTCGTACAACCCAAAAGGAGTTGTGATGGcagttttacaaatgtcattggGATCGATTGGGATCTGGTGAAAGGCCTTCTGTAAAtcgatttttggaaatattgaaTTCCCAGCAAAAATATTACTGAATTCGTGCAGGAACGGCAGAGGGTATTTGTCGGGCGTTAAGCGCGCGGTAGTCTCCACACGGTCTCCATGACCCGTCGGCCTTGCGCACCATATGTAATGGGCTAGCCCAATTACTGCTGGATGTCCGACATATGCCCAGTTTCATCAACAGCTCAAATTCAGCGCGCGCTGCCGTCAGCTTTTCAGGCGACAGCCATCTTGGCCGAGAAAAAATTGGTTGACCGTTTGTAATGATCCTGTGAACCACGGTGGACTTCGTTGTAGAATCCGGAGCGGCTGGTCACGTTACGCCACTAAACTCTCGCAGCGAGTTTAAAAAATCTCGGGCTGAACTTATGGTTGAAATGTTTGATACATTGATTCGCGCTACCGTGCAAAATGATTTAACTGCTGTTTTGCGGTCGAGCAGACATCGTCCATTAAGATCAGGTAAAAGGTCGTAATGTGATAAAAAATCTGCTCCAATGATTGCTAGGGTTACGTCTGCAATCACAAAGCTCCAAACAAATTCCCTGCGTAAGTTAAAGGCGAAGTATGACTTCTCCAAAAACCGTAATCGGTGAACTATTAGCGGCAAACAATTGCGTATCCGATGGGTTGACTCGTGCCAATTTCGAACACTTCGGAAGTACCGACACATCAGTGCCGGAGTCGATAAGGAATGTTATATTAGTTGATGTGTCGAATATACGTAGGCGGCAGTTCGAAGGCATCTCAGAGCGTCTGCCTACCCCTGAGATACTGCTGGCAGAGCACCCCTATTGTTTGCCATTTGTCGATGTAGATTGAGCGAACTTACAAGGTTGGCGACATTTCTTAGAGTTTGGTCCAAACATGGCGTGATACCAGCACATTTCGCCTGTATTGATGTTATGAGGGCGCACTGGCGTTTTCGATCTGGAACGCGCACGTGTTTTCTCGCTGCTCGTAACTCTATCAAAACGCTGTTTCAGTTCTGCTATTTCGGTCCTCAGGTCGTTGTCTGGGGTATGATTCGATGCGGATACTTCATGGGTACGAACTTCACGCATTTGCATCGTCTCCACTATTGAGTcggcaatttttaatttgtcgacAATAGGTTCATTTGTTGCCATAATTGCTGCTTGCGCATATGGTGGCCAGCGATTAACCCACAAATCATGCAAAATGCTTTCGCTTAGAGCGGAACCAGCAGCGCGCTTCATTTCGTTAAACAGGTCGCTCGGGCGGCGGTCGCCCAATGGCATGTCGCGCAATACACGTTGTAGGCGGCGTCGCTGGCTCTCAGTGAAATTTTCTATCAATTTGGTACGAATGAATTGATATCGCGCAGACGTGGGCGCAGCGTCTATTATGGAACGCAACTCCATTAACTTTACCTGCGGTATACTGGCCGCTCCGATATTAAATTTTGCCGGATTGGTTGTAACGCCAGAGGCCTCAAACCAAAAACTAACGAGTAAAAATAAGCCTCAATGTTGTCTTCTGCCATCAATGGCAGCGGGATGCGTGGAAAAATTAATGTTGTAGCGTTGAATTCCCCGTGGCTTGGACCAGCAGTAACCGCCCGGCTATCGTTGAGCGACATCTCACTTATGGTCAAGGGTCACCAATTATAGAGATTCGGAGCGTAATAAAACACGTGTTTGCTCTTCAGGATCCAAATGAAAAAAAGGGACGATAggcgtttttattttctttaactaacCTAAAGCGAATACAAGTTAAAAGCGAATAGAATGCGCATGGTTGCATTTGCGAAATAAATGCGCATGGTTGTATTtgcgaaatataaattttataagctTGTGGTGTTGCCACATATACATTTCTGATATCCCGATTTTTGAACGATGATTACTGAATTAAGACAAGAAGATGTCGGATTAATGTTGGTACTAAGTATGTAACTTTTTTGACTAATGATTATTGAATTAGGACTACACGctgcattttttaataatgggttgtcaaaaaagtcttgcggtatttttattgattttttttttttattgaaattgagatGAATTTTTGATGGCTATGCTACTGctgatgctacggctgctactatgccggtctcttttgaccaattcagcgattttatcgcaatttttgacgacaggccttccggagcgtggcgcatcttcgccCACCTCTTGTGCGgaggaaatggaaactgtatcgggtccataaactgcacaaattgtATCGGCGGCTtgaaatgcatttttgcctttatcgtagtagtactgtaaaatatgccgtattttctctttattttgctccatgtttgcgacgctataactcacgaacgacttaaaaggaacgacaatcaatcaaactcgtgttagcgcgtgaaatgagctttccaaaaaggtatagcatgacccgatgcgacgaatacaactagaactacgcgctttcagcgccaactagcgaaaataccgcaagacttttttgacaaccaatatatcTATTAGgtttctaattttaaaaatttttttaactcagtGAATTAACATTTGAAAGGAATTGGTATTCTGACTAATGACTACATAGTTAATTCTAAAAAAGTCTGCTTGTTTAGTAATATCTATGTGAAATTGATTTCAAAACTCTACTGATGACTACTGAATTAAGATTGGCCTTTGACCTTTGACGTATGACTTTTAAGCCAAGACTACACACTTTATATTCTCTTATATTGGTTTCAACTTCTAAcacattttattattcaatatattaaaatttcgaaTGATTTGATATTAACTATGTGATACTTATTTCGACTTCTGACTAATCAGAAGTAAATTAGGACTTCATATTTAGGAttatttactaataaatattgttttttgatgTGTAGTCTACTGACTTTGACTTCTTACTAACCGCTATTGAATTACGACTTTCTATTTGAGATATGTAATTACTAATTTTTgactttaatataatttactttCACAAAAATTTCAGTCTAATggttgttatatattttttttttgcgggtgagggggtggaaaattccttccgcatcatcggtgctatcgtcacagcacCCCCCaataaggaaccgtcgcccaccctgggaccgcaTCTGCTTTACTTCaaggtggcgttccatttttctcattgagagatttacatctgcgcacctgcgtctAGGTCCCTCTTTTTGCTGCAAAGCAAGATCGCTGCGAAATTCTTGATAATCTCCCAGTTTGCTTCACTCTCCAACATGGCGCTGACTAAATTGTCCGtgtttattgggccaaccatgttttctacggcggtgcgttctcGTTGCAAAGCACAGATTcgaagaatgtgtgttcagcgtcgtcttctgtcgcgttgatatataggcatgacggctctttgACTTTTCCCATtatgtggaggtactttttgaagtatccgtgatCGGATAAAagctgggttgtgtaaaaatcgacttctccgaatttacagcttgtccataagtctagatcttttattagcctggccgtctatctgccgcgactttcattctcccatcttcGATGCCAtgttattattgtatattttcttatttgttgtattgcgcTCTTGTTATAATCGGTTGacttctttagctcccacagttTTATCCTTTCGTATactagaaggtcaattggggcattacCTCTATTAACTAATATTGCAACACCTGATACTGTTCGGTGGCAACTCTGGCCAATACCTTAagccggttttcctttttaagcgcGTCTGCCCGAATCTCGGCTCCATATAGTAA
It includes:
- the LOC126755809 gene encoding uncharacterized protein LOC126755809 — translated: MELRSIIDAAPTSARYQFIRTKLIENFTESQRRRLQRVLRDMPLGDRRPSDLFNEMKRAAGSALSESILHDLWVNRWPPYAQAAIMATNEPIVDKLKIADSIVETMQMREVRTHEVSASNHTPDNDLRTEIAELKQRFDRVTSSEKTRARSRSKTPVRPHNINTGEMCWYHAMFGPNSKKCRQPCKFAQSTSTNGKQ